Within the uncultured Draconibacterium sp. genome, the region AATAAAGCGGCTAAGGGTAAAAAAGGGATCGGATCACATTAAAAAGTAGGTGGAGTAAAAAATTAAATTGATCTTTGTGGTTTTATTTTTTGATATAAAATGATTCCGCAACAAAGTCAATATAAGGCCCTGGTAGAAGCCCTTCTTCCCGAAGATTTATTTCGCTATTTTGAGATTGTCGATGTTAAGGTTCAGCCTTCATCAATTGATGTTTATCTGGATGAGTTAACCACTCCTCCATTGTCGCACAAAAACGTAAAACTGGTATCGAAAGGTTTTCATTCAGCAGTTACAATCCAGGATTTTCCGATACGTAAGAAAGCTGTTTTTCTTCATGTGAGAAGGCGTAAATGGAAAGAAGAACGTACCGGGAAAATCATCAGCAACAATTGGGAAACAGCAGCAAAGGGAACGCGTTATACAAAGGATTTCGCGTCTTTTTTAAAAGGATTATTTGGACAATTACCCGATCAGCAGTAACAGCCTGGATAAGTTTTTTCACATCAATGGAGAACAGTTTGGACAGCAATACAAAGAGTACCTTAGCAATTACAATAACTGGCCAATGCGGCCTCATGCCGATGACTGGATGGTTTTCGCGCAGAATATTGGCAGCTATTTAAGCATCGATGAAACTTCGTTATCGAACGGCGAGCTTTACACGATTCTTACCAATAAAGCGGCTAAGGGTAAAAAAGGTGTACTGGTAGCTATGATCAAAGGAACCTGTGCTGAAGATGTAGTCGAAGCTTTAAGAATCATTCCTCTCAGTGAGCGTCGTAAAGTCAGGGAAATAACCCTTGATATGGCTGGTTCGATGGGACAAATTGCCAGGCAATGCTTTCCAAAAGCAACACGTGTTATTGATCGTTTTCATGTGCAAAAGCTTGCACTCGATGCCCTGCAGGAGATACGCATAAAACACAGGTGGGACGCCATTGACGAAGAAACAAATGCTAAAGAGAATGCTAAATGGGACAAGAAAATTTACACCCCGTTTCGCTTTGATAATGGCGATACAAAAAAACAATTACTGGCACGCAGCAGGTATCTTTTGTTTAAATCAGCTGACAAATGGAGTCAGTCTCAAAAACAAAGAGCCAAAATTCTTTTTGCACAATACCCCGATATTAAAAAAGCATTTGACCTAACACACGATTTAAGGAGCATTTTCGCAAAAACAAAAGAGAAGGCGGTGGTATACACAAAACTGGCACACTGGTATAATAAAGTCGCAGACTCCGGGTTTCGCTCGTTTAACACAATATCGGCTACTATTTACACCCATTACAAGGAAATACTCAACTTCTTTGACCGGCGA harbors:
- a CDS encoding transposase, with the translated sequence MDNYPISSNSLDKFFHINGEQFGQQYKEYLSNYNNWPMRPHADDWMVFAQNIGSYLSIDETSLSNGELYTILTNKAAKGKKGVLVAMIKGTCAEDVVEALRIIPLSERRKVREITLDMAGSMGQIARQCFPKATRVIDRFHVQKLALDALQEIRIKHRWDAIDEETNAKENAKWDKKIYTPFRFDNGDTKKQLLARSRYLLFKSADKWSQSQKQRAKILFAQYPDIKKAFDLTHDLRSIFAKTKEKAVVYTKLAHWYNKVADSGFRSFNTISATIYTHYKEILNFFDRRSTNASAESFNAKLKAFRAALRGVSDMKYFLFRVAKIYA